From the Lactuca sativa cultivar Salinas chromosome 9, Lsat_Salinas_v11, whole genome shotgun sequence genome, the window tttttctAAACCCATTGACTGTCACGTGTCATTCTCATATGCTCCCTAAATTTCTATTTCCCGCTCATTTTCACCCTCTCAATGTGGATGCCGATCAATAATATGATATCACGATAAATCAGCTAAGAAATTTGAATTTCATTTATATTAGGCAGACAAAAAATCAGGAATCCTAATTTCTAATTTTTCTGCTTATCGCAAATGTGTATGGATATGACTATGCAAACGAATTCAAATAAAGCTAGAGTAACGTTTTCCTCTGCTCTTCAATCTCTATCTCCTCCATTTTTGTATATCTCCCCAATCAAGGGTTTTTAGTTTCATTTTTAATCCTTCCACACGCTTCTTCCTTCCTTGCATCTACCTTTTGCCTCCTACACGATTCGTTACATGTTGCTCAAATAACACTCGACCGATTGATTTTAGGGTTCATCAAAAGCTTTGTATCACTTCTCATTTGGttcctttttttttcatttttttggttTATTCTTTTACAGTAGTCATTTGTGTTTTTGAAGATACCGACGTATATGCAATGATAGAAACTATGATGGTTTTGAAGTCACCCTCAATCCCACATAATTAAACTTGATTTATGAAGGTAAGAATGTCTATGTTCTTAAAGTTCTTTAATTATTGTTTACTTTTTTGGTTTAGTTTGCTCAAAATAAAGTCACAAAACATAAATGTGGTCTCTCTCTACGGTCTTTCTGTGTGTGCTTGTGTTTTTTGCTATATAAACTCCATGTGTTCTTCCTTTGTTTCTCATCAAACATTAATTTAATTCCATCTTATTCGTTCTTTTTATTTTCGTTGCTGAAAATCAGGAGTTTAGCTGTGTCATTCCATTTGGAGATGCGTTCAAACTTATCTCCCCCTCAttcactctatcataaatttggAAAGTAGCAAATACATCCCATGAAATCAGGACAATGAAATTATCTTTGTATATTCCCTCAATTTTACTGAGATTCTTAATCTTGCTATTTATATTTTGCCATTCGATACCTATAGATTTTAACCAAACTTTTTTTGTTCTCTGTGCACAAACTTAAGGATTTCCCATGGAATTGGAGTTGACCATAACTTATATGTGCAATGGAAAGATTATTTTCTATCACAGTCGGTACACTTTTTTTCTCAATTATATTGTTTTTTATCTTCACATAATGGTTTGTGGggttgttttttattattattattattttgaaattaaatttctGTATGTGAAAGTAGCCTAGCAAACTTTGTACACCAGGTGCTCAATGTAATGCTACCCACTAGTTCTCTATGTTTTTATTGCTCATTATAGATCTATAAGTGATCTATAGAAGACAAATTTCATCTTTGCTCTTTACTTTGACACTTACGCTATATTTGCAATTTTAAACAAGGATGCCATATATACATAAATATGTTATTTCTTCCATGCACATTGGTTTTCTTTCATTATTTATGTGAATTGATTTGAATTTTAATAAGATTTCACAACATGATATTTATGCATGGGAATCCACTATCCGTATCACTAAATAAAGATCATGTTAATACCATTCGTTCCACTATAAGCCTGGTAATATAACACGAGTTAAGAGTTTCACTTTAAcatttacattatttttgtgtATTTAGTAATCTACAAAATCCTTACAACCTTATGCTTTTCgtatcccaccaaaatcaataatgcaggcacgcaacatatcatCGAGTGTATGAATAGTCTGCTCGCTCTgcccatcggtctgcggatgatatGCAATATTGAAATGCAACCGGGTGCCCAACTtttcgtgaaacttcttccagaatctagaagtaaatCAAACATCTCGATCCGACACAATCAAATTCGGCACCCCATGtcgagccaccacctctcgaacataaatATCAACAAGCTTCTCTACAAAAGATCCCTCGCTTATGgctaggaagtgagcactctttatTAAACGATCCACTGTCACCCAGATAACATTAAAACCCCATGCAGTCTTCGACATttttgtaatgaaatccatggtcggtagaagagttatgctgacaagtaCCGATGAGATCTAGAGTtctaggttggggatatggttctcctgaagatgtcaccttggaaaggtttcatccgattcaggaagaagggcaagttTGATCCCTAgtatatcggtccttttagggttttggcccgggtgggcagGGTTGCTTATCGCTTTGATCTTCCcgaggagcttagtcggatccaTAGCATGTTTTACGTATCTTAGCTGCGGAAATGTTTGGTTGATGATGCCGCGGTGGTTCCATtgaaggatattcaggtggatgatcacctgaattatatcgagagaccgaTTGTCATCCTTGACAGGAAGAAGAAGGCTCTGCGAAACAAGCCAGTGGATCTTGTAAAGGTGAAATGGCAGAACCGCAATGGTTCATAATGAATGTGGGAGCATTATCTGGATTTGTTCACAACGATGGACTTCGAGCACGGagtttgattcaagtgggggagaattgtaacatttgcATTTCAGTTATTTCCCTTTTTGCCCTTAACCCTAAAACtcttgcattttggtccctagcCGAGTATGTCGGGCGTACGCTAGGAGTTTGTTGGGCATGCTGGCTCGATATATTGGTCACGAAGGCACCGACATACACGAGGCATACGTGGAAGTACGCAGGGAGTATGGTTGcctggggaaaaccctaatttttagggtttgtgcccgatttaaacaccttaagttacTCTTGGACCTTCTTATGaccagcctccacctctccaaaccCTAAGAACAAAATCCTTATTTCTATTTGAGTTTTTTGAGCTTGGAAGTGAACTTtaaaggtgtttttggtgatattGAAGGAAGAAGAACTCTTGCAAGTTGCATTGGTGTGGttagagcttgtggatccagaatcatcaccAACTTGgaaagcttttggaggtataaatctCTTAACTTGACGGTTCATTTTGATAGATCTAGTTAGGTCTTGTTTTTGTGCTTTTTATGGTCCTTTAAATCATGCAtgagagtatgagctactccagaagCTAGGGATGGTATATCTTAGCATTTTTTGAGGTCCCTTgtgcataaaaatgcaatcttgatgtTTTATATTGGACCATGCATGAGTGAGGGTTCTTATTATGGGTTTTATTGAGTATTGGGTCACATTAAgacatgcaaaggagtaaagttgccaatTTTATGTGTTAAGACATCATTTAGGATCAGATATGAGAAGTGGACTAAGTGACTTAActaattaagcacttaatggcgaGTTGGGCTTGttgtggagtacgttgggcgtatgcaaCGCGTACTGGCCAAAGGTGGTGTACGTAGGGCTTAAGTCTGAGTACGATTGGCGTACTCAACAACTGTTGACTTTGTTAACTTTTATGATTTGAGCAATATTTGGACTATTAtagttttgggccttgttgggcaaATAGTCTTTCTGACCTTAGGCCAATATTAGGCTTTGGGCCTTTTTAGATTTGGTCCCATAATGGGCTTTGGGTATCATTTAGgaatttgggccatattgggtttTTTGGTGCTATTAGGTTGGGCCTCAGTTATTTGGCCAAGtgagggaagggtaaaatggtcttttaccctgggtATTAGGTAAATGAACTAGATTCTTAGTTATGGTTTAttgcccaattattaattggggttttattttattgattagtgCGGGGATTTTTCGATTCAACAGCCCGATCATTTGTTTGACTGACAACAGACtgaggtgagtttgctcactatactgTAGGACACTAGGATATGCTATGTGtttgtagtctttgtgactcctGTTGTATATGTTATATGCATGTGTGTCtgtttgctatatatatatatatatatatatacacggtgaaatagacctggtacAACCTTGTGCTGCCAtgtgagttgaaatagactcggagGTGAAACAGACccgagggtgaaatagacccggtacggCTTTGGGTCGAcacatgagttgaaatagactcaggggtgaaatagacctgacaCAGGCTTGAGCTGACAGATATGTATAGtctgcggtattttggggaactcactaagcttcgtgcttacggttgtcaattgtgtttcaggtacttccagattgaaagggaagagctcgggttgattgCATCCCACACACCATGATTTCCGCTTTATTTGACTCTGATGTATTGAGATGATTGATTGACATACTCTAATTTTCCTTTATGGCTTTATGAACATGTTTTGGTTgattgttttattattatgaaaacaaaatttttggttttaaatttttgGAAGTTTATAAAGCTGATGATCGACCAGACAAATTACATCAGTAATagttaaataaaaaacataaattaaaacaaAACCCTAAAGGTCCATGAGCCAAATACAAActcaaaaacaaaacccaaaggaaaaataacaaaattcttCACATCTTCCTTTAAAAAGCAATTTTTGGACTCAAAACTGGGTAAGTCCCCTTCGGGTACTTATCATGATGTGCTCCTCGTTTCAAGCTTCAATTTGACTGGTCGTATGCCCAAAACGAAGCCTGTAGCCAAAGTTATGACCATTTCCGTGAAGCTCTTTTGGTCACATGATCGTtggcctctaggaacgcaagaGTCTGATCCTCCATACTAGGGCCCGCATCACattccaataaaataatatttattatatgaaaaaataataaattaaaagtaataatccaataaaaaaataattaatctagaaaaaagaaattaaaaaaattaactaaaagaaatcAATAATCCAATAATGTAATATTTATTAGaacaaaaatattatatattaaaaatattatttattaatatataataacccaataaaaaaattattactccaacaaaaaataaatgaaaaaaaaaagttaactaaaagaaattaatgatccaataaaataattttattaatatataattattcaataaaaacattagaaaaaaaatttaaaaattaactaaaagtatttagtaatcaaataaaatattatttattaatatataataatcgaATAGATAAAACAAGAATTAAAAAGaattaacaaaaaataattaataatccaataaaatattatttattaatatattaataatatatattaaaaataatagttgttaatatataatattttaataaaattaaaaaatggaTATGCAACAATAGTCTTTATAGtttgataaaaaaaactataaaaatggtccatgttatcatttaaaaaaaataacaatcaagttaacggaaaaatgtgaaaaccacaacaaaacttattaaaaaaagaataaatttataatttttcaaTCTTTTTACAAAACATATAAAATGAGTAACAATTggaccatttttacaattttgtttaCTTTTAAACATGATATAAGATGATAAGATATTAACACGATTAGTTTTTGTGAAATTTTTAATGGTtatgataagaaaaaaaaatagttagAATATTATGGTTAAACTACCAAACTAAATAAAATATCATGACTGTCTTTATTGTATGATTTTATTTAGTGGATTATTATGAGAACATCACTTTCATTCTTTCAATATTACAAGTGCTAAAAATACCTATTATTTTAAAGGAATAACAAATCATTAATTTAAAATGTGTAATTTACATATatgaaaaataatttaaatactGAAAATCGTGAGCATTCTTTTAATAACAGAGGAAAAGAAAAACTCATTCTCTGGTCAATATTCCCCGTTTCCCGTGTGAGCGGTTGACGGGTAAACCCAAACTCCTTTTGGCggcttcttattcttcttcttcaattgATCAATTCCATTTCCATGTCATCTTTTGACATAGTAAACACACGACTCTCTCAAAGTGTCGCATGCTAACTTCATACTTCTTTCTACTGTTATCAACGTATAATCAACAGTCTTTGTGTAAAGATCTCTTCGTCATCGTTTCTAGATAGTTATTGAACAACCACCCAACAGTAATTCGTacgttttatatttattataattatatcTGCGCACCAAGTGTTTGAATAAATGCTTGACTGAATCAAGAATATGGGTTTATGCTTTTTCTCCTCTCTTACGGGTGTTCGTTTTCTCCCCTGTTCTCCTCCAGTCTGATATAACTATTCTTCGGTCTCCTTTTTTATTTTCCTCATCTATCTTGGTGTCATGATTCTGCTTGTTTGACACGAGACAGAATTGTTTAAGGAAGTTTGTTGTGCTTCTTgttaaaatttcaagattttatATTGAAAATTCGAAAGTTTGGTTCATTAAATTTCATCATAGCAGTTAAAAAAATGGGAAAGATGTTGTGGACAGATGGAGATCAGTTTGATAATAATCATCCAGGATGCATATCTGGCATATTTCATGCTCTTCATCACCAATACTGGCACTCTAATGTCAAGAAGATAATTCCCCATAATACAAACCACAAAGGTATTTAATTTTGATTGCTTCACAATTATCAGAAACACAACCATTTGTTTATATCTGTATTGAAAGTACTTCTATTTCTTATTTTCTATAGCCAACAGAAGATACACAAGGATATCATCAGACAACGAAGATCCTTTTGAATTTGTAAAACTTTTAGATCCAGAAACAAGTCATATACTGGTATGTAATATGTTCTTTAATATTTATAACACAAAAGTGTCTGTTTCTTGTTTCAATAGAGAATAACATAATGAATGATAGATGTTCCTTGATGATATTTACTAGGTGGATAAGAGTAATAAAAAAACAAGCTCAACCCAAAAAAAGTCACTAAAAGCTCGTATAAAAGCATTAGTTTCTGAAGAACAAAATCAAGAAGCTGTATCAAGTCCAAGGTTACAAAGGACTTATTCAGTTCATCATTCAGAAAGCAATGAATGGGTTCACCCCATCATTTTGTTTCCTGAAAATCAAGATATTGTATCAAATCCTAGTAATGTTAAGAATAAGGATTCACGGGATATTTTAGAAATGTTTGAAGTTGACAAAGAGTTATTTACAAATATCTTACAAGAAACCTCCCAACTTTCTGATACAAAACCAAAATTAACCAAATCAGGTTCTTTTCCTTCTGGTAGAAATTTGAAGCCAACAACCCTCAAAGATAAGCTGAATGAGTTCTACAAGAAATCAAAATCCAAGAAATCAGATtcatcaaattattcaaacaatgATTTCAACAATCATGGTGTTCTTATCAAAAGAGCATCTTCCCTTAATGAATCTAGAGATAGATATGCTTGGTTGTTTGATTTTAATGTCACTAATGAAGGTGTTCTTCGACCTTCTAGAAGCTTGAAGCTAACAAACATAAGTGACAACTTTTCAAATGCTCAAGAACCAAGTTTTGTTTCAAGGAATCCGGCTTCTTTTCCTTTAGGGTTAAATTCTACTCAAGATTGTGAGTGTTTGAAAGAAGATGTAATGGATAAAAGTGACAATCTTTCAGAAGAAGAAATTCAGTCAGATTTTCACATCTCAGAAGAAAATCTTGAGAAGGAAACTGAAAAGTCATCAAAGAGAAAAAAACAATACAAAGATGATGATGATTATAGTTATGTGAAGGGGATTCTAGAGAGATCAGGTTTCATCAAGAATGGTTTTGAACAAACATGGTGTTCATCAAATCAACTATTAAATCCTTTTTTATTTCAAGAAATAGAATCTGAATATGTTCATGATCCAGACCAATTTGAAGAGGAACTGAGTGAATTATCTCATCGATTACTCATCTTTGAATTGGTTGATGATGTTTTGGTTACCATGTATGAAAGATCATTGACATACTATCCGAAATCGTTGTCTTCTTTATGCCGCATTCATCCTGCTCCATCTGGACAAGTTCTTGTTGATGAAGTCTGGAAGCGTGTGAGTCGACTCGTTGAGTTGAAACCGGATATGAGTGAGTCGTTGGATTATATTGTGTCTAGGGATTTGGGAAGCGATGATGGTTGGATGAATTTGCAGTTGGATTCTGAGTGTGTTGCACTTGATTTGGAAGATTTGATTCTCGATGAAATTTTAGAAGAATTGTTGTGTGAATGTAGTTAGGGTTTATAAAATCGCATTCAATCTGATAATTTTCAGAATGTTGTACTTGTAAATATTATTCTTTGATTTAGGAGAAATGAGAATCGTATTTTACTGTATTTGGTTACGATTGATGATGTAGTTTGTTTTTCACTTGCTTTTTATCTGTGAAAATACGGGTAGCCTAATTTTCAAATTCAAATGTTTATTGTGTTCCCTAAGAAATTCACAAATTTACATTCAATCTCACAATTCATTAATTACGTTTAATGGTATAGATTTAACATAATTGTCTTGTTTTCAGAAAATTACATGATTgtagatattaaaaaaaaattatcaagccACATTTTATGACCTTTTAATAAATCTCATTGcatttacactttaattttaagTTTATAGTTTAAAGCTTAAAAATTAAGATAACGTGTTATTAAAATATAAAGAGGACATGTTATTTAAAATAGGTCTCCACCTAATAACAAACTTACTTTTGAGATTTTTGAGTAATTAGGTTGGTTGGGTTGAAGGCATGCATAATACTAGTAATAGTAATAAATTTTCTATGCCTATTTTTCTAATACAAAATATAAGGTAATTGAAATGGCATAGgggcaatgttttaaaaatcggttttttAGTTGCATGGGTATAGTGATCGATtttcggtttaaccggttcgaccggctggtcaaccggtttctataattttcatattttttcttatttttctataCACACATAGATATATAAATCATGTATTTGACgtttacaagttcaaacgttAAAAATATACATACAGATAAGTTATAGATCactccaaatacattaaaaactttataacatttatcatatGCTTTTATTTGGAGAAAACtatatagatttgaaaaaaatcaccaaaatttATTAtgcaaatgatttttttttccatgtatttttatttggtttaaccggttcaacccgTATATTCTGATCGGTTCAACCGGGTTTTTTTTCTAGAAACCGGCATGTTCAATCCGAGTCAGAAATCGATGTAAAACCGATGATATTTGAACCGACCTTTTCCCCGATTCTCAGTCCAATCGGTTCGACCGGTCGGTCcaaaccgatttttaaaacattgcataGGGGACA encodes:
- the LOC111902210 gene encoding protein TRM32 → MGKMLWTDGDQFDNNHPGCISGIFHALHHQYWHSNVKKIIPHNTNHKANRRYTRISSDNEDPFEFVKLLDPETSHILVDKSNKKTSSTQKKSLKARIKALVSEEQNQEAVSSPRLQRTYSVHHSESNEWVHPIILFPENQDIVSNPSNVKNKDSRDILEMFEVDKELFTNILQETSQLSDTKPKLTKSGSFPSGRNLKPTTLKDKLNEFYKKSKSKKSDSSNYSNNDFNNHGVLIKRASSLNESRDRYAWLFDFNVTNEGVLRPSRSLKLTNISDNFSNAQEPSFVSRNPASFPLGLNSTQDCECLKEDVMDKSDNLSEEEIQSDFHISEENLEKETEKSSKRKKQYKDDDDYSYVKGILERSGFIKNGFEQTWCSSNQLLNPFLFQEIESEYVHDPDQFEEELSELSHRLLIFELVDDVLVTMYERSLTYYPKSLSSLCRIHPAPSGQVLVDEVWKRVSRLVELKPDMSESLDYIVSRDLGSDDGWMNLQLDSECVALDLEDLILDEILEELLCECS